Proteins found in one Lycium ferocissimum isolate CSIRO_LF1 chromosome 6, AGI_CSIRO_Lferr_CH_V1, whole genome shotgun sequence genomic segment:
- the LOC132061235 gene encoding uncharacterized protein LOC132061235, with translation MEPFQNCRHLEKYKRKLGMASAIANQNGKIWVFVDEAVQWDIIMNTNQQVTLRLNHPDISKDIITTFVYAKCDDGERQRLWEDLYHLAGRMKLPWMVGGDFNVIISEEEKLGGFPVTLNECKDFAFCINSCELFDLGFKGSPFTWWNGRAADDCIFKRLDRILANPSFQGIFPQIEVEHLINTGSDHAPLVLSCGEKVTNVLKPFRFLNFWVKHSSFEEVVQENWKIDFVGSPYLDHLQKAQAELKNYLSLEERWKQKDGFSWYTKGDRNTKFFHNHVNGKRRRLQINRILDNNGNWLESKELICAEAVKFFKHHFSQEDDADVNLLLNHVPSMISHERNMTLCIYPTKEEVKQAVFELNGDSTSGPDGFTGIFYQKC, from the exons ATGGAACCTTTTCAAAACTGTAGACATCTTGAGAAGTATAAGAGAAAACTGGGAATGGCATCTGCTATTGCAAATCAAAATGGGAAGATATGGGTTTTTGTAGATGAGGCAGTTCAGTGGGATATCATCATGAACACTAATCAACAAGTTACTTTGAGATTGAATCATCCAGATATTAGCAAAGACATTATAACCACTTTTGTCTATGCtaaatgtgatgatggggaGAGGCAAAGATTATGGGAGGATTTATACCATTTGGCAGGACGAATGAAGCTACCATGGATGGTTGGGggagattttaatgttattatttCAGAGGAGGAAAAATTAGGGGGTTTTCCAGTTACTTTAAATGAGTGCAAAGACTTTGCTTTTTGTATCAATTCATGTGAACTTTTTGATCTGGGCTTTAAAGGAAGCCCATTTACATGGTGGAATGGCAGGGCAGCTGATGATTGCATTTTTAAAAGGTTGGACAGGATTCTAGCAAACCCTTCTTTTCAAGGAATTTTTCCTCAAATTGAGGTGGAACATCTTATAAATACAGGATCAGATCATGCTCCTTTGGTTCTATCTTGCGGAGAAAAAGTAACTAATGTTCTTAAACCCTTTAGGTTCTTGAATTTCTGGGTGAAGCATTCTTCTTTTGAAGAAGTAGTACAGGAGAATTGGAAGATAGATTTTGTTGGATCTCCTTATTTG GATCATCTTCAAAAGGCACAGGCAGAACTGAAAAACTACCTCAGCTTGGAAGAGCGATGGAAGCAAAAGGATGGTTTTTCTTGGTACACTAAAGGAGATAGAAATaccaaatttttccataatcatGTAAATGGGAAGAGGAGAAGATTGCAGATAAACAGAATTCTGGATAACAATGGCAACTGGTTGGAATCCAAGGAACTAATTTGTGCAGAAGCTGTTAAATTCTTTAAACATCATTTCTCACAAGAAGATGATGCAGATGTTAATTTATTACTGAATCATGTCCCCAGTATGATTTCACATGAGCGGAACATGACTTTATGCATATACCCAACAAAGGAAGAAGTAAAACAGGCAGTTTTTGAACTTAATGGGGATAGCACCAGTGGACCAGATGGGTTTACAGGAATTTTCTATCAGAAGTGCTAG
- the LOC132059565 gene encoding uncharacterized protein LOC132059565, giving the protein MAYIPPHKRQTKGSPPLEPTPAPESLIPGSFRKKVNLNSFWDHHKRKKDKIFRTSNVVYTDDAVLRWFSVGLADDSRFSSLVTLQPVPVDSFELRSGQKPLSLFLTQGCSEGTNELIDTPWLFVAANVKQDLLLSFQHMKREMEEADMAQVKPSVVARFGKVLFYGISSACKESLKTNSLIETTLREMKRSFHTDVPPSYMSYIENRVGEKLGLEYVQRKELYYIKLSDKLRPESTVSCKCTVSKDQKKIQLYKIELNRVRHMVADMSCLGKSSDLRLILYTKKIKMALSDEEINEIKDLIGSAIMDSEVQGGLRWPFGKISSGGRYAVIAIGHTTSKSYRNSSIRVKLRHADRFDFRSSIGEVTREIFLKMPGVISQLRKQIVDESRVFELLEDNLKLIWDHCLLDGSSS; this is encoded by the exons ATGGCTTACATTCCTCCGCACAAGAGGCAAACAAAGGGTTCGCCGCCGTTGGAACCAACTCCTGCACCGGAGTCTCTAATACCTGGTAGCTTCAGGAAAAAAGTAAATCTCAATTCGTTTTGGGATCATCACAAGAGAAAAAAGGACAAGATTTTTCGCACAAGCAACGTCGTTTACACTGATGATGCCGTCTTGAGATGGTTCTCCGTTGGCTTGGCTGATGATTCTCGATTTTCGTCTCTTGTGACCCTCCAACCTGTTCCAGTTGACTCCTTTGAGCTAAGATCAGGCCAAAAACCCCTGTCTTTGTTTTTAACTCAAG GTTGCAGTGAAGGAACAAATGAGCTTATAGATACACCATGGCTTTTCGTTGCTGCAAATGTGAAGCAGGACCTACTTTTGTCATTTCAACATATGAAGCGTGAAATGGAGGAAGCTGATATGGCACAAGTAAAGCCCTCTGTAGTTGCCCGTTTTGGAAAAGTTCTCTTTTACGG GATTTCTTCAGCTTGTAAAGAATCGCTAAAAACTAACTCATTGATTGAGACTACTTTGAGAGAAATGAAAAGATCTTTCCATACGGATGTTCCTCCTTCATATATGAGTTACATAGAAAATCGAGTAGGGGAGAAACTCGGGCTAGAATATGTGCAACGGAAAGAATTATACTACATTAAG CTTTCTGATAAGTTGAGGCCTGAATCAACTGTTTCCTGCAAATGTACTGTGTCAAAAGATCAGAAAAAGATTCAGCTCTATAAG ATTGAGTTGAACAGAGTACGCCACATGGTTGCAGACATGAGCTGTCTCGGAAAGAGTTCAGACCTAAGGTTAATTCTATAtaccaagaaaatcaagatgGCTTTATCT GATGAGGAGATTAATGAAATTAAAGATCTTATTGGTTCCGCCATTATGGATTCAGAAGTTCAGGGTGGCTTGAGATGGCCCTTTGGCAAGATTTCTTCTGGTGGTCGATATGCTGTTATTGCTATCGGTCACACAACTTCAAAATCGTATAGAAATTCATCAATTAGGGTTAAGCTTCGGCATGCAGATCGATTTGATTTCAGATCTTCGATTGGTGAGGTTACACGGGAGATTTTCCTGAAAATGCCTGGAGTTATATCCCAGTTACGA AAGCAAATAGTCGACGAAAGCCGTGTGTTTGAATTGCTTGAAGACAACCTGAAGTTAATCTGGGATCACTGTTTGTTAGATGGTTCTTCAAGCTGA